Proteins from a single region of Choloepus didactylus isolate mChoDid1 chromosome 10, mChoDid1.pri, whole genome shotgun sequence:
- the LOC119504704 gene encoding DNA-directed RNA polymerase I subunit RPA12-like, translating into MDLVKTCSSFQSDLDFCPDCGSVLPLPGTQDTVICTRCGFSINVRDFEGKVVKTSFVFHKLGTAVPMSVEEGPEFQGPVVDRRCSRCGHEGMAYHTRQMRSADEGQTVFYTCTNCKFQEKEDS; encoded by the coding sequence ATGGACCTCGTCAAGACCTGCTCCAGCTTCCAGTCGGACCTAGATTTCTGCCCAGACTGCGGCTCGGTTCTACCTCTGCCCGGGACTCAGGATACGGTCATTTGTACTCGCTGTGGCTTCTCCATCAACGTGCGGGACTTCGAAGGGAAGGTTGTGAAGACCTCATTTGTGTTCCACAAACTGGGAACAGCCGTGCCTATGTCGGTGGAAGAAGGACCAGAGTTCCAGGGGCCCGTGGTTGACAGACGCTGCTCTCGATGTGGTCATGAAGGAATGGCATACCACACCAGACAAATGCGCTCAGCTGACGAAGGGCAGACTGTCTTCTACACCTGTACCAACTGCAAGTTCCAGGAGAAGGAAGACTCGTGA